A genomic window from Tolypothrix sp. PCC 7910 includes:
- the proS gene encoding proline--tRNA ligase has translation MRLSQMLFVTLRDDPADAEIPSHKLLLRAGYIRRIGSGVYAYLPLMWRVLQKVSQIVREEMNATGAQECLLPQLQPSELWKESGRWDTYTKAEGIMFSLIDRREQQLGLGPTHEEVITTIARDMIRSYRQLPLHLYQIQTKFRDEIRPRFGLMRGREFIMKDGYSFHVDEESLKATYQDMYQAYSNMLRRSGLAFRAVEADSGAIGGSGSTEFMVLADAGEDEVLYTEDGKYAANVEKAVSLSADAVTSQFTTYEKRETPGTNTIETVCKFLNCSPTQVVKNVLYEVVYANDNVLLVLVSIRGDQEVNEIKLQNELAKIPDQYERLSAVISLKVSDAESQKRWAVKPIPLGYISPNLGDEYIKVKALTYRELETNLQLEPEHGLSVQQLANVLQDLIPDENGKYLVSEVRKSAKQLLATQPFALKSLDDQLRRLQLEYPQPPIVRLVDETASDLENFVTGADEVGYHVVGANWNKQFKKPYQVDVRKARPGDRHRDNPEQTLQSARGIEVGHIFQLGTKYSVAMGATYTNDQGEEKPLVMGCYGVGVSRLAQSAVEQSYDKDGIIWPVAIAPYHAIVTIPNIKDAQQIEIAEKLYKELNQAGIETLLDDRDERAGVKFKDADLIGIPYRIVTGRAIANGKVEVVERATRKSQEIDINEVTSKIKQWITEAIS, from the coding sequence ATGCGACTGTCACAAATGTTATTCGTTACACTACGGGATGATCCAGCTGATGCGGAAATTCCTAGTCATAAATTATTACTACGTGCAGGTTATATTCGTCGCATCGGTAGCGGAGTTTATGCTTATTTACCACTGATGTGGCGAGTATTGCAAAAGGTTTCCCAGATTGTGCGCGAAGAAATGAACGCCACAGGCGCGCAAGAATGTTTGTTACCACAATTACAACCTTCTGAGTTGTGGAAAGAATCAGGACGCTGGGATACTTATACCAAAGCTGAGGGTATTATGTTTTCCCTCATCGACCGTCGAGAGCAACAATTGGGATTAGGCCCCACCCATGAAGAAGTAATCACGACGATCGCGCGTGATATGATTCGCTCTTACCGTCAGCTACCACTGCATCTCTACCAAATTCAAACGAAATTCCGCGATGAAATTCGTCCCCGCTTTGGTTTGATGCGCGGACGGGAATTTATCATGAAGGACGGCTATTCTTTCCATGTCGATGAAGAAAGCCTCAAAGCTACTTACCAGGATATGTACCAGGCTTACAGCAATATGCTGCGGCGTTCTGGTTTAGCTTTCCGTGCAGTTGAAGCTGACTCTGGCGCAATTGGTGGTTCTGGTTCTACAGAATTTATGGTGCTGGCGGATGCGGGAGAAGATGAAGTTCTCTACACCGAAGATGGTAAATACGCCGCCAATGTGGAAAAAGCTGTTTCTTTAAGCGCTGATGCTGTCACCTCACAGTTTACAACTTATGAGAAACGCGAGACACCAGGAACAAATACGATTGAAACAGTTTGTAAATTCCTCAACTGTTCTCCAACTCAAGTGGTGAAGAATGTTCTTTATGAAGTCGTTTATGCCAATGATAATGTTTTGTTAGTATTGGTCAGCATTAGGGGTGATCAAGAAGTTAACGAAATTAAGCTCCAAAATGAGTTAGCAAAAATCCCTGATCAATATGAGAGATTGTCAGCAGTCATATCATTGAAAGTTTCGGATGCAGAATCGCAAAAACGTTGGGCTGTAAAACCAATCCCCTTGGGTTACATTTCTCCTAATTTGGGAGATGAATACATTAAAGTTAAAGCCTTAACATACCGAGAATTAGAAACCAATCTGCAACTAGAACCAGAGCATGGTTTATCTGTACAGCAATTAGCAAATGTTTTGCAAGATTTAATACCAGACGAAAATGGCAAATACTTGGTATCAGAGGTAAGAAAATCTGCCAAACAACTTTTAGCAACTCAGCCATTTGCTCTTAAGAGCCTGGATGATCAACTAAGAAGGTTGCAACTAGAATATCCACAACCTCCTATTGTCCGGTTAGTTGATGAAACAGCTTCTGACTTGGAAAACTTCGTCACTGGTGCTGATGAAGTGGGTTATCACGTAGTCGGAGCTAATTGGAATAAGCAATTTAAGAAACCATACCAAGTAGATGTCCGTAAAGCTAGACCAGGCGATCGCCATCGTGATAACCCAGAGCAAACCCTACAAAGTGCTAGAGGAATTGAAGTAGGACATATCTTCCAATTAGGTACAAAGTACTCTGTAGCGATGGGTGCAACTTATACTAATGATCAAGGGGAAGAAAAACCTTTAGTAATGGGTTGTTATGGCGTAGGTGTATCGCGATTAGCACAATCAGCCGTCGAGCAATCTTACGATAAAGATGGAATTATTTGGCCAGTTGCGATCGCACCCTATCATGCAATTGTCACAATTCCTAACATTAAAGATGCTCAACAAATAGAAATCGCCGAAAAACTCTACAAAGAACTAAATCAAGCCGGAATTGAAACTCTACTCGATGACCGCGATGAACGGGCAGGAGTAAAATTCAAGGATGCCGACTTGATAGGTATACCTTACAGAATAGTCACAGGCAGAGCGATCGCCAACGGCAAAGTAGAAGTTGTAGAAAGAGCTACTCGTAAATCTCAAGAAATTGACATTAACGAAGTGACCAGTAAAATCAAACAGTGGATTACCGAGGCTATAAGCTAG
- a CDS encoding GerMN domain-containing protein: MKDQSNRNSSGVIAAVSAAVVAVSGGVAWLTLHSQNPPTPSQSSQSLTQPGKNTTVQPGQEQTANVYWLKDNGKNLELAPQPVKIAAAQPNQVVEKAMQNLLAGPTEGAESTTIPKGTKLLGVKVNNDEVHVNLSEEFTSGGGSSSMMGRVGQVVYTATTGNPNAKVYIEVNGKELDVLGGEGVELQQPLTRDQFKNNYPL, encoded by the coding sequence ATGAAAGACCAATCTAATCGTAATTCTTCCGGTGTAATAGCTGCTGTGTCCGCAGCTGTGGTAGCAGTCAGTGGCGGCGTTGCTTGGCTTACTTTACACTCCCAAAATCCGCCCACACCTTCCCAATCTTCACAATCATTAACCCAGCCTGGAAAAAACACAACTGTACAACCTGGCCAAGAGCAAACTGCTAATGTTTATTGGCTGAAAGACAATGGCAAAAATTTAGAATTGGCTCCCCAACCAGTCAAAATAGCTGCTGCTCAACCTAACCAAGTTGTAGAAAAGGCCATGCAAAACCTATTAGCAGGCCCAACCGAGGGAGCAGAATCTACCACAATTCCCAAAGGCACTAAATTACTAGGTGTGAAAGTTAACAATGATGAAGTTCATGTTAATTTATCTGAAGAATTTACCAGTGGTGGTGGTAGCAGCTCGATGATGGGCCGTGTAGGACAAGTAGTCTACACTGCAACCACAGGAAATCCCAACGCCAAGGTTTACATTGAAGTCAATGGCAAGGAGTTGGATGTTCTAGGTGGCGAAGGCGTAGAGTTACAACAGCCACTCACACGCGACCAATTTAAAAATAATTATCCACTTTAA
- the accB gene encoding acetyl-CoA carboxylase biotin carboxyl carrier protein, which yields MPLDFNEIRQLLATIAQTDIAEVTLKSEDFELTVRKAVSFSNQMVSVSQAASGGVVGLGLTSVSAAPQTVSTVETATNRVLDNNSTGSGVQLSGNSPSAIDKRLVEVPSPMVGTFYRAPAPSEAPFVEVGDRVRSGQTVCIIEAMKLMNEIEAEVSGQVMEILVQNGEPVEYGQPLMRINPD from the coding sequence GTGCCATTGGACTTTAATGAAATTCGCCAACTGCTAGCAACTATTGCACAAACAGATATTGCCGAAGTTACGCTCAAAAGCGAAGACTTTGAGCTTACAGTGCGTAAAGCTGTAAGTTTTAGCAATCAAATGGTGTCAGTCAGCCAAGCAGCATCAGGCGGTGTGGTTGGTTTGGGATTAACATCGGTTTCTGCTGCACCCCAGACTGTATCGACAGTGGAGACGGCTACAAATCGCGTCTTGGATAATAATTCCACTGGTTCTGGTGTGCAGTTGTCTGGCAATTCTCCCTCAGCAATTGATAAAAGATTAGTAGAAGTTCCTTCGCCAATGGTAGGAACATTTTACCGTGCGCCTGCACCGAGTGAAGCCCCATTTGTGGAAGTGGGCGATCGCGTCCGCAGTGGTCAAACCGTCTGCATCATCGAAGCCATGAAGCTGATGAACGAAATTGAGGCGGAAGTATCAGGGCAGGTAATGGAAATTTTGGTGCAAAATGGCGAACCTGTCGAATATGGTCAACCTTTAATGAGAATTAACCCTGATTAA
- a CDS encoding metalloregulator ArsR/SmtB family transcription factor has protein sequence MKQVLPVPPEVMQQVAEYFSLLSEPMRLRLLHLLRDEEKCVQELVEATQTSQANVSKHLKVMWQAGILSRRSEGTCAYYRVEDEMIFELCNRVCDRLATRLEQQAHNFRLLNGKR, from the coding sequence ATGAAACAAGTGTTGCCTGTACCACCAGAAGTGATGCAACAAGTAGCGGAATACTTCAGTCTGTTAAGTGAACCGATGCGCCTTCGGCTGTTGCACTTATTACGGGATGAAGAAAAATGCGTGCAAGAGTTGGTAGAGGCAACACAGACTTCGCAGGCGAACGTCTCAAAACACCTGAAGGTAATGTGGCAAGCAGGTATTCTTAGCCGCCGCAGTGAAGGAACTTGCGCCTACTACCGGGTGGAAGATGAAATGATTTTTGAATTATGTAATCGGGTTTGCGATCGCCTAGCTACTAGGTTAGAACAGCAAGCCCATAATTTTCGTTTATTGAATGGTAAGCGTTAA